ATTTAATGTGCTTTATGCGGTGTAGGCACAGTGGTTTATAAAACATAGcgttttttattagttatttcttaaacttccattattttacttttatgtaTATTTTGTGGCTTTTAAGCAAAGGATATTATTTGGGAAATGAATTAGGTTTTTGTATAACACTTAAAACAGATCACATATTTAGCCATGAAAAGACACTTGTTGAGTCACTGGGAAACAGGTTGAAGCATTTGACAGaagtttttattaaacattatgaaAACAAGATTCTGAACAACATTCCATTTCGAAACATTTTGCTTTGGACTTACTGACACGTAAGGACATTTATATTTTCGATAAATATATAGAAATTATAGgctatgtacagttttttttttctttttctttctttattttttttacataagagAGCACACGGGACAGCACATGTGGTTATGTAACCCCAAGCCGCTGTGCCAGTTTAGACCAATATACAGAGAGATCGGTTCATAACTGCATCATAATTTAacctataaaataataatgttaagtgTATTTCAGGTGAGAATATCAAGCAGACACTAACCCAGGTAAAGGAGATCTTATTATTTGGCCGATTGATTTGTTAGTGAACTAAGCATACAGCAGGTCGGAAACGATTAAAAACTGGTTTAAGACAATTTACGTGCATTAAATAATCCGCTTTGGCAACGTTCCCCCCATACAGTCTGAACAAGATGGGCCATTATGTGACCCCAAATTATCGAGATCAAATGCGCATGATTAGTACTTGTAGTTAAGTTTGCACAAGTCTCTTTGTTATTGTTGAAATACATCCGGATTTGTTGTCGTGATATCTACCCGTAGTGTATTTGAGAATTGTCAGAAGCCTATTTATTATCATCACAGCATTGCAATGCAAAACAATAGGCAACTGCCCTTTATAGCGTAtgctagtttttatttttttattgtagtcataaaaaagttaaaacaacCATTCTTTCCTTATTAAAGATGGTTGTCAGATAGTCGTCATCCCggccattaaaaaacaaaaacaaaaaaaaaaaaccaacaaaacaaaaaaacaacaaaacaaaaaaacaacaaaaaaaaaaaaactgttcaagaGATGATCGTATTTTGATATTCATGTCTAACCAGGTAAATACCTTCATTTATTCTGAAGTACAAAATTCACATAATCAGAGCTTCTGTTAATTGCTTTCGAATTTGGTGCATAGAATATTAGCAGCAATTAAATTCCTTGTGTTTATTTGCACTTTAGATCGACTAACTATGCCCACCCTGACAGCAATTCGATTATCACAGaggaaatattatattaaatcccAATTCTTCGAATCATAGTGCAGTAGGCTTTCCTTGAAATTGTACATATTCAGTAGGATAGAATATCTCTGTAATTTGCATGCTACTACATACAAACATTGTATTAAGACGTTTTAAATAATCAAGCAAAAAGGACTTTAAAAAGAAGGGTAAATTAACACACCAATTGACCTCTACATATGTACAAGTGGAAATAAATAACTCTGGCTCAGTTCggtgtatttttttcttcttagttcttgcattaaaaacaatagaaaataaaCGTAATGTCTGGTAtcatgtgatttcgcaggtacGGATGAGTTCCTTCACATACACGGTTTGTGTCGAGCAGAAGAAACGAAATAAAGAGAGTGGTTAAGGGCCATGCTTTTCATCCAAGTGCTGTATGGGGAAGAGAGAAAGGACCTGACGCGTTTGGAGTACCATACATGTCCCGCATGCAGGATTGGTGGGGTAATGCAGACTTGAGCAATGCTTGAGGGCCCTCAAAATTCACAAGTCCCCTCAACCTCAGTTTATAACTGAGAAAAGTCAATGATGTATTGCTATCTCCCTTTCTGGCTCATGTTTTAATTCTATCATCGCTCCATCAGAAGTCCATTTCGTTCCATTTTTTTCCTCATCGCCATTAAGACTAATCAATCcgttaagacaaaaaaaaaaagtttaaggaGGCGACTGTATGTCCCTAACACAAACAAGTCGGAGTTTGCAGTTAACCTaatactaaaacaaacaaaaaataaataaataaatgacaaaatccAAAATTGATGTGTTTCTCTGGAGGTTATGCGTGATCCCATATTTTGATCGGAGGTTTTGTGAAGTAGAAGGGTCCGTGCAGTCTTTGTGGAATATAATCCTAACATTACACTAACCTTAAGACTTTTATGGTGCAGTACGTACATACAAAAGAAGTGAAGGTTTTTAAATATGGCGCTGTAATGTTAGGttgtacactcttagaaataaatgttttgcagtTTCTTTTCAGCACTTAAAGTTCAACAAAGAACTTCTAATCAATAACTCCATCGGCTATAAAAGTGGGTGGCACTTTGAAGAAGAAAAAGGTTTGGATTTGACAATATGGGCTCCCCAGATTTCTATTGGTTATCTGGGTTCTTTAAAGATCCAGTacaaaatcaaaaatgttttcCGTTTGCATCAGACTGCacaacttttatttaaaagagTGTATGTTCTAAAGCGAACCTCTGAGTGTTTATAAaaccaactaaaattaaaatcacactgaaaatcataaaaaacaaatacGTTGGTGAGGGGAAAAGTCTTTAACAAGAATCACTCTCACATGAAGAAATCCGTGGAAGTGGTTTTGCCGTGATTGCCGCTGGACGGGTCCCGAGTGTTGCCGCCGCCGTTAAAGGCTCGGCTCGCGAGCTTCTCGTACTTCTCCTTGTACAGGTCCCGCTCTTTGATCAGGCGCGCCACGTCTTGCTTGAGTTGCTCCACTTGGCTCTGAAGCGTGCACTTTTCGCTCTCGAGCATGTGGCGCTGCTGCACGCGCTTGTAGCGGCACGACTGCGCGTAGCCGCGGTTCTTCAGGGTTCGCCTTTTCTGCTTCAGACGGATCACCTCCTCTTTGCTGAAGCCTCTCAGCTGCCGGTTGAGCTCGCGCACTGTCATGCTCACCAGCTGCTCGTCCGAGAAGCGATCCTCGAGGCGCGCGTGTGCGTGGTGGccgtggtgatgatgatggtggtgcaCCGGATGGTGATGACCGTTCGTGGCCGCGGAGAGATCTTCTCCCACATACTGCTGCCCGCGGAATCCCTCGTagggctggtggtgatggtgatggtggtggtggtgcgcGTTACCGATGAGCGCTTCCACCGCGTCCTCGGGCGTCAGGTTGAGGGCCTCTGGACTGATGTGATGCTGATAATTGGGAATCCAGTAGAGATCTTCCATCTGCGGTTTCCCCGAGGAGCCTTGGGTGTTGTTGTTACCGTTGccactgttgttgttattgttgttgacGCCGTTTACGAGGTTCTGGCCAGGCTGCGAACCAGGGCTGGGGGCGCAGAAGCTGGGCGAGGAAGGCACCGATGAGCAGGGTGTGCTGATTGGGGTGGAGGACAGCGAACCGGGTGGAAGACGGTGGCAATAGCGGTCGGCCTCCGGGGGCTCTTTCTTGATCTCAAACTTCATGAGGTCGAAGTCGTTGACATACTCAATAGCCAGAGGGCTGTTGGGCAATTCTGCGCTCATGGCGAGATCGGTGGCCATGTCAGTCCATGCGACGACACCTACCCTAACAGCCAAAGTGTCACGCGTGTGTTTCACTGGGGTTATGATGAAGACGACTGGTTAAGTTGACAGGCCAGGGTCTAATACATAGGCACGAGCTCCTATTTATAGAAAAACATATGCCCatgcatttaaatgtacttatacACCTGCCACTTTGCCTCTTGTTGACAACTTATCCCAGGTCAAATTCACGCGTTAATATCACTGGCCAGGGCGGCAGAAACTTGAGACTCGTGAATTCAAAACCACCAACCTTACTCGTCCTCGCTTCACTGTGGTAAAGCACACATGTGGTTGCAGAGAAATTGTCCTTAGAGCAACGAGACTTCAAATATCCTTCTTCAGCTCTGCGGTTTTAGTTCCCTCTAACTGGTGGCAACAAAGTTTAAGCGTCCATGAACTTTCTTCACATGTCTAGAAAAGTCCGACACACAACGCGCGTGCATCAAGTTCAGAACACGTCAGACTTTCCCTCGAAGTCCAAAGGAATGATGCTTTTGACAACCAGCAGCAAACGTGGACCGCaacaacgtgtgtgtgtgcgtgtgacaaATCTCCGTAAGATCCTCTGATGGGACGTGCCTCTACAGCCCGGCGAATGCACAATGCGCAATTCTGGCTCAGTTTACTTCTCCGCGTGGACAGATTTAAAGTTATATAGACTGTTGTCACAGTTAACGGCTTGAACTTATTTTTGCACTGTTGTCCACCGCTGACACGCAGTATCACTGGAGCACTGAATGGGGCAATGTACCACTTTATACACATGGCCCATCTGAGCGTCACACCCAGAGAACGGGACGGGCCAATAGGAGAAAGCCCAGCAGTAGACATGCATATTCCGAGAGCAACGCCTCTCTGTGGCAGCTGAGGCGAGCGCGCAGCAGCTGACAGCGCGCTGAAACAGGTGTTCCTCCCGCCCCCTAGCGACGTGGAAGGTGAACGCGAGGAAAGGGAATAGCCCAGCTTGTCTTACTTAGAAAATGTTTATCTAGAACAGAGCAAACACTTCTTAAACGTTATATGTAACTCTGTGCTCGGTAAAAACAGATGGATACAGCTCATTGtacaatgtaataaataaatatagtggtGATccatttataatgtataatatgtatttttaatatactattgcagtattttcaaaaaggataACAGTCATGTCACAGCAGGACATTTTAGGTTCCCAAAAGAAAAATTCAGTCAAAAGTTCTTATAAGAAccttttatatttttagattttttttgtgcgTAAATGGGCatgatgttaaaggttcttcatgtaGCCATCAATCCCAATAAAGAACCTTTTTACTTTCAGCGTGACACCTTTTCCATTACATTCTTAATAGTgggaaattgtatttttaacaaaaagGTCAAGAGAAAAGTTACTTTTAAGAACTATTCACGGAAATGTTCTTATTTGAAAACGAACCTTCATACTTAAATATGCTTTATTTGCATTAATGTTCATTATGTTCAtctgtctgcacacttctgattattaatagcatcctgtatatatattcatttattgtaaatctctgtttatagctaatacaacctgtatagaatagtacatccatctgaaaatattaccatagtttttctataactgcactttataacttatacctgtatcctgcacttgctgctattgcactgctggttagaccgaaactgcatttcgttgccttgtacttgtacatgtgtaatgacaataaagttaaatctaatctaatctaatctaaaggtTTACACCTAAAGGTACAGAAAAATCTGTTTTTGGACTGCATGCCATAGATTATCAATTTTTGGTTCCCATAGAACCTTTCAATGAACAGTTCtttaaagaaaagttttaaatgagataatacatttaaatggtaAAATTATAGTTTAAACATATGCTATAACCTTTCACAAAAAAGCCAAAGTATTAAAGAGGCATTTTATTTAGTGTGGGGAACATTTGAATAACAATCTAACCTTTTATGGAATGGAAATGTCCCACAGATGTTAAAGATCTTCAtggaacaataataaaaatacttttatttttaagagtgaaaAGCCTTTAGCATCCACAGAACCTTCATTTCCACAAAATGTTCTTTAAGGTGGGGGGAAAGGTTTTTAAAACCTCTTATATGAAGTTATAACATACGTTCGGCATTTTGCGAGCAACTTACACGTGGTCCCCCTTTCTTCGttaaaaaagtatattatattttaatataatatactttaatataagTATAATTTAACAATTACGCAGCATCACATTCCATTTCACAACAattgttcattttcatttaaatattgattaagtTCTTATTTATCAAAACGTCCTATCGTTGGAAATGCAGGAGTTATAGCATGACGATAATTATTTGGAGTGAAAAGGAAATCCCTAGTGCGTTTGGACAGACCGTTTAAAGTTTAATTGATTAGATAATTATCTATTAAACTGCATATTTCCTCGATGTGCCGTGACAGTCATTCAGTGTATTGATCTGATAGGATAACACACACGCAACTTTCCTCCCCGCTTATGACCTATAGGCGGTGATGAACTCAATAACGCGTGATCCAGCAATAAAATCAATCCACATTTCCGCCGGATAGGGAAAAATGCGCAATTTGTGCGGGTGAGTTAATTATGATCCGCCTCGCCAGTACCAGCCACGCTCCGGATTTCTTTCGCAATTAACCTCTAATTGCATCTCGACTCATCTGCGCGGATCGACAAATAATTAAGCCCCACGCAGCGCGCGCCTTCATCACCACAGCATATGTCTTAATCAGAGGAGCCGGTCGCGCGCTGAAGGAAGTACCAGAAGATGAGGGTCAGTCTAACACGAGCTCTTTATCGCAGAGTAAGGAATATAGATCACTGCGCATTGTTAAAATAAGAGAGAGACCTATTCAGCAATCCTTCATTAAATAACCGGCACAATATGCACGGCACTGACCCGTTTAAACCAACAATCTTTCAGATAAAGGTGCTCAGAAGAACCTTTCAGTGAAAAGCTGCTGAAAGCATCGTTTTTGCTTAGTTTGAAGAACATTTTCATAATCTACAGAACTATTTTCCactctaaataattttttttgtgggaaaaaaaggtttctttaatattaattcggacagttcaccaaaaatgaaaatgcacccACCATTTTCTCACCTGGCTGTGAGTGtggtgagtttctttcttcaacaAAAAATGAGATATTTAGAATAATGTTAAAAGCTGGTGCCCTTTGACCTCTATAGTAGGCAAAAAGCACTATAGAATTCAATGGCTGTTgggttccaacattcttcaaaataagaaTAAGctcaaaacaggtttggaacaaggggagggtgagtatgatgacaaaatgtacacatttttactgtattacCCCTTTAAAGGTTACTGATGGAACAATCACTGCCATTTAGAGTGATTCCAAAGTGCTTCCATATCAATATCAGAATAAAATCTGCTGCATAAATAACTTCTTACTATACGATTGAGGCCTTTTCTAACTTTACGTAACATGCTAAGACTTCCTTTCCAGGTGCCAATGAGTGAAATACAGACACGCTTGAGGCTCAAATCTGCCAAcggaggggaaaaaagaaaaggagCCTAAGAGGACGGGACAAATCATATCAAGGTATTTGAAGTTGAAGGTGCGCTAAGTCATTATGGGGGGTTTTATCAAATAAGCACGAGTGGACCTCAAAGTCCAAGCTAAGCAGTCCGCTTTGAAAATGCCACATTTAAGAAGATCTGCCATCGTCCATTCAGTGAGCGGAGGTGGGTGGGTGTGGATGTGGCCGAGGGCTTGAGACATAAATTTTTGAAGTCAGGGCTTTCATTGTGCCTTTGCATATTGGGAGTTAGCTGCTGGTGCAGTTCT
Above is a window of Danio aesculapii chromosome 6, fDanAes4.1, whole genome shotgun sequence DNA encoding:
- the mafaa gene encoding transcription factor MafAa, giving the protein MATDLAMSAELPNSPLAIEYVNDFDLMKFEIKKEPPEADRYCHRLPPGSLSSTPISTPCSSVPSSPSFCAPSPGSQPGQNLVNGVNNNNNNSGNGNNNTQGSSGKPQMEDLYWIPNYQHHISPEALNLTPEDAVEALIGNAHHHHHHHHHQPYEGFRGQQYVGEDLSAATNGHHHPVHHHHHHHGHHAHARLEDRFSDEQLVSMTVRELNRQLRGFSKEEVIRLKQKRRTLKNRGYAQSCRYKRVQQRHMLESEKCTLQSQVEQLKQDVARLIKERDLYKEKYEKLASRAFNGGGNTRDPSSGNHGKTTSTDFFM